The proteins below come from a single Euleptes europaea isolate rEulEur1 chromosome 5, rEulEur1.hap1, whole genome shotgun sequence genomic window:
- the ADIRF gene encoding adipogenesis regulatory factor — translation MFKLNLAEDAKLVENKAQETVNSAAQAIQQAADQATEAGQKALDDACRSVQDAGEKAVQNVTSQVNAWGKSFGKSEEKKDVPT, via the exons ATGTTTAAACTGAACCTTGCAGAGGACGCAAAGCTGGTAGAAAACAAAGCACAGGAAACAG TTAATTCAGCAGCTCAGGCTATACAGCAAGCAGCAGACCAGGCAACAGAAGCTGGCCAAAAAG CTCTGGATGATGCCTGCAGATCTGTTCAAGATGCTGGTGAAAAGGCAGTGCAAAATGTAACCAGCCAGGTAAACGCCTGGGGTAAGAGCTTTGGAAAGAGTGAGGAGAAGAAGGACGTTCCAACCTAA